In Microbulbifer sp. GL-2, the following are encoded in one genomic region:
- the gorA gene encoding glutathione-disulfide reductase, giving the protein MAEYEFDLFVIGAGSGGVRAARMAASQGMKVAVAEDRYMGGTCVNVGCVPKKLFVYASGYSENFDDAKAYGWKNSGGNFEWPTLRDNNAKEITRLNGIYRNLLDNSGVTVIDGRASIADPHVVVVNGREFTAERILVATGGWPFVPEIPGREFVLTSNEVFSMEYFPKRVLVVGGGYIAVEFAGIFAGLGADTHLSYRRDLFLRGFDRDVRNFVRDEVVKKGIDLKFNHQVKAIEKLQDGSLLVHDEAGSSLNVDMVLYATGRKANTSGLGLEQQGVVLHKDGTISVDDNFRTNVHSIYALGDVTGEPQLTPVALAEAMALVKHWRTGNTAEIDYNNIPTAVFCQPNIGTVGLSEEEARDSGVSVSVYKSEFRPMRHTVSGNTERTLMKLVIDADTNKVIGVHMVGDDAGEIIQGMAVALKAGATKKTFDETIGIHPTAAEEFVTMRTPVGG; this is encoded by the coding sequence TTGGCGGAATATGAGTTTGATCTTTTTGTAATCGGGGCGGGCTCTGGTGGTGTACGTGCAGCACGTATGGCTGCAAGCCAGGGCATGAAAGTTGCAGTGGCGGAAGACCGCTATATGGGGGGGACCTGTGTCAATGTGGGGTGTGTTCCGAAAAAGCTGTTTGTTTACGCTAGCGGTTACAGTGAAAATTTTGATGATGCAAAGGCCTATGGCTGGAAGAACTCCGGTGGGAATTTTGAGTGGCCCACTTTAAGGGATAACAATGCGAAAGAAATTACCAGGCTCAATGGGATCTATCGCAATCTGCTGGATAATTCCGGTGTAACAGTAATTGATGGGCGTGCCAGCATCGCCGACCCTCATGTTGTGGTTGTGAATGGACGTGAGTTTACAGCTGAGCGAATTTTAGTTGCCACTGGTGGCTGGCCATTTGTCCCGGAAATTCCCGGTAGAGAATTTGTGTTGACCTCCAATGAAGTTTTTTCCATGGAGTATTTCCCGAAACGCGTATTAGTTGTTGGTGGGGGTTATATTGCCGTAGAGTTTGCTGGAATTTTTGCTGGCTTGGGAGCGGATACTCACCTTTCCTACCGTCGCGATTTATTTCTGCGTGGATTTGACCGGGATGTCCGCAATTTTGTGCGCGATGAGGTGGTCAAAAAAGGTATTGATTTGAAATTCAATCACCAAGTCAAGGCGATTGAAAAACTGCAAGACGGCAGTCTTCTTGTGCATGATGAAGCTGGTTCCAGCCTGAATGTGGATATGGTTCTCTATGCTACCGGGCGCAAGGCTAACACCTCAGGGTTGGGCTTGGAGCAGCAAGGAGTGGTGCTCCATAAGGACGGCACTATCTCGGTGGATGACAACTTCCGTACAAATGTGCATTCCATCTATGCGCTAGGTGATGTTACTGGTGAGCCCCAACTTACACCTGTGGCACTGGCAGAGGCCATGGCGCTGGTGAAGCACTGGCGCACAGGTAATACTGCGGAAATAGATTACAACAATATTCCCACAGCTGTATTCTGCCAGCCAAATATCGGTACCGTGGGCTTGTCAGAGGAGGAGGCGAGGGATTCAGGTGTCTCGGTTTCTGTTTATAAATCAGAGTTCCGGCCAATGCGCCACACGGTGAGTGGCAATACTGAGCGGACATTGATGAAATTGGTCATCGATGCCGATACGAACAAAGTGATCGGTGTGCATATGGTCGGTGATGATGCCGGCGAAATTATCCAGGGAATGGCAGTAGCCCTGAAAGCTGGTGCAACCAAGAAGACATTTGATGAAACTATCGGGATCCACCCGACTGCAGCAGAAGAGTTTGTCACAATGCGTACACCAGTGGGAGGCTAG
- a CDS encoding HPF/RaiA family ribosome-associated protein produces MKSAPNDNIVFRDIDKSATLATTVSKKLHKLERYCGDIIRSRVVLEAPHQHKSKGRQFRASLELAISGNPVTISSENESIHRAVNDTFASAERCLKERSERRKALRHQALYEEVETEAEE; encoded by the coding sequence ATGAAATCAGCGCCTAACGATAACATTGTGTTCCGCGATATCGACAAATCAGCCACACTGGCCACCACGGTATCCAAAAAGTTACATAAACTGGAACGTTATTGTGGCGACATCATTCGCAGTCGTGTAGTCCTGGAAGCCCCCCACCAACACAAAAGTAAAGGCCGACAATTTCGCGCCTCCCTGGAACTCGCCATCAGCGGCAATCCAGTCACCATTAGCAGTGAAAACGAATCTATCCACCGGGCGGTCAACGACACATTTGCCTCTGCTGAGCGCTGCTTGAAAGAACGCAGCGAACGCAGAAAAGCCTTGCGCCACCAGGCACTTTACGAAGAAGTAGAAACAGAAGCGGAAGAGTAA
- the thpR gene encoding RNA 2',3'-cyclic phosphodiesterase, with protein MTKELGMASRGSSRLFVGIRPQTELQILLDNLCAQYKDILLPRPSAGIRWTNRLNRHLTLIFLGETINEKIPFIQLGLKKIATETGGFEGRITSLNLFPKSHSKILAAELECEAKLLKLHEDCKGLIENLGMVPEKLSYRPHITLARCRSGFFRFPPAVLDCPLWLGNITLYQSTPRAESSLYRPLYEATLAGARKIK; from the coding sequence ATGACAAAAGAGCTGGGAATGGCCAGCAGAGGCTCTTCGCGTTTGTTTGTTGGAATTCGCCCACAGACTGAATTACAGATACTCCTTGATAACTTATGCGCACAATACAAGGATATATTACTTCCTCGCCCATCAGCCGGAATACGCTGGACCAACCGACTAAACCGGCACCTTACACTGATATTTCTTGGCGAAACAATTAACGAAAAAATACCATTTATTCAGCTGGGACTAAAAAAAATTGCAACAGAAACAGGTGGGTTTGAAGGGCGCATCACCTCACTAAATCTCTTTCCCAAAAGTCACTCAAAAATACTCGCTGCCGAACTGGAATGCGAAGCAAAATTATTAAAGCTACACGAGGACTGTAAAGGGTTAATCGAAAATCTGGGCATGGTGCCCGAAAAACTAAGCTATCGCCCACATATTACACTGGCTCGCTGCAGGAGCGGGTTTTTCAGGTTTCCCCCCGCAGTTTTGGACTGTCCCCTTTGGCTTGGGAACATCACCCTCTACCAAAGCACTCCTAGAGCGGAAAGCAGCCTTTATCGCCCACTCTATGAAGCAACCCTGGCGGGCGCCAGGAAGATCAAGTAA
- a CDS encoding Hsp20 family protein — translation MRNFDFSPLYRSAIGFDRMASLLDAMTTSEQKQPTYPPYDIELTGEDSYRITMAVAGFEQSELDIQVEQNRLTVAGKKPDESPGGNFLHRGIAARNFERRFQLADHVKVTDAKLANGLLHIELVREIPEAMKPRKIEISEGNLLQHAEGTKKSDTVAA, via the coding sequence ATGCGTAATTTTGATTTTTCCCCTTTGTATCGCTCTGCGATCGGTTTTGACCGTATGGCCAGCCTGCTGGATGCTATGACTACCAGCGAGCAAAAACAGCCTACCTACCCACCATATGATATAGAGCTGACTGGTGAGGATAGTTATAGGATTACTATGGCTGTTGCGGGTTTTGAGCAATCAGAATTGGATATTCAGGTTGAGCAAAATCGCTTGACTGTAGCAGGTAAAAAACCGGATGAGTCTCCTGGGGGAAACTTCCTGCACCGAGGTATAGCTGCAAGAAATTTTGAGCGGCGCTTCCAGCTTGCGGATCATGTTAAAGTGACCGATGCAAAACTCGCCAATGGATTGCTTCATATAGAATTGGTGAGAGAAATTCCTGAGGCAATGAAGCCGCGCAAGATTGAAATCAGTGAAGGTAATTTGCTACAGCATGCTGAGGGAACGAAAAAGTCAGATACGGTAGCGGCCTGA
- a CDS encoding class I SAM-dependent methyltransferase yields the protein MTYECPLCRHTAVQFYYRDKFRSYHQCDRCAMIFVPSEYHLTPDEEHAYYDLHENSMEDEGYHRFLSRCAAPLLDALSPASDGLDFGCGPAPLLAKILAGDGHRVELYDRYYIPTTDALKKSYDFIVATEVIEHLAAPGEELACLWQRLRRGGMLALMTKLVISTDRFASWHYIRDPTHICFFSVQTFHWLAQQLGAELQFADSDVIFLRKSGIYPE from the coding sequence TTGACTTATGAATGTCCACTGTGCCGCCATACGGCGGTACAGTTTTACTATCGCGATAAATTCCGCAGTTATCACCAATGTGATCGCTGCGCGATGATATTTGTTCCGAGTGAATACCACCTTACCCCCGATGAAGAGCATGCCTATTACGACCTGCATGAAAACTCCATGGAGGATGAGGGCTATCATCGTTTTCTCAGTCGTTGTGCTGCCCCGTTACTGGATGCGTTGTCACCGGCAAGTGATGGCCTGGATTTTGGTTGTGGCCCGGCCCCGCTTCTCGCCAAAATTTTGGCCGGAGATGGCCACAGGGTTGAACTATATGATCGTTACTATATTCCCACCACCGACGCCCTAAAAAAATCGTATGATTTTATCGTTGCGACAGAGGTGATCGAGCACCTCGCAGCGCCAGGAGAGGAATTGGCGTGCTTGTGGCAAAGGTTGCGCCGTGGTGGGATGTTGGCGTTAATGACGAAGCTGGTTATCTCTACAGACCGTTTTGCCAGCTGGCACTATATTCGCGATCCTACCCATATCTGTTTTTTTAGTGTGCAGACTTTTCATTGGCTGGCCCAGCAACTGGGCGCCGAACTGCAATTTGCCGACAGTGATGTAATTTTCCTGCGTAAATCAGGTATTTACCCGGAATAA
- a CDS encoding GlxA family transcriptional regulator, with the protein MRTVTFLLIDQMLATGTVLPLEMLRGAESRARVEGKKESLRLITASLDGRPVNTRCGFSFQPDVALSEVPNSDLVYIPALWRNPRPALKRSGALLDWLRVQAEAGAAINAVGTGVCFLAEAGLLDGKPATTHWHYFDQFSTDYPKVKLKQQYFITQADKLFCAASVNALADVTVHMIRQLYGPAVASHVERNFSHEIRRPFEEIAYSEGAVHLHPDEDIVQAQAWLKEHCNTEVRLSEVAQMFDMSVRSFNRRFKLATGQTPLQYLQNVRVDMARELLQSSNLSVNEIAEKVGYQDMGHFTALFKKFLATTPSEYRTTVRAKLFRVNT; encoded by the coding sequence ATGCGAACGGTTACCTTTCTCCTGATTGATCAAATGCTGGCAACCGGCACAGTACTTCCACTTGAGATGCTGCGTGGCGCTGAAAGCCGCGCCCGGGTAGAGGGAAAAAAAGAATCCCTGCGCCTGATTACTGCCAGCCTGGATGGGCGTCCAGTCAATACCCGCTGCGGCTTTTCTTTCCAGCCCGATGTCGCCCTAAGTGAGGTCCCGAACAGTGACCTTGTCTACATTCCCGCTCTATGGCGCAACCCGCGCCCCGCACTTAAGCGTAGCGGGGCGCTACTGGACTGGCTCAGGGTTCAGGCGGAGGCTGGAGCCGCAATCAATGCAGTAGGCACCGGTGTTTGTTTTCTGGCGGAGGCAGGACTGCTCGATGGCAAGCCGGCCACGACTCACTGGCACTATTTTGACCAGTTCAGTACCGATTACCCAAAAGTTAAGCTTAAACAGCAGTATTTTATTACCCAGGCGGATAAGCTCTTTTGTGCAGCAAGCGTCAACGCTCTCGCCGATGTTACCGTACATATGATTCGCCAGCTATACGGACCTGCAGTCGCAAGCCATGTGGAACGCAATTTCTCCCACGAAATTCGCAGGCCATTTGAGGAAATTGCCTATTCTGAGGGCGCTGTACATCTACATCCAGATGAAGATATTGTTCAGGCCCAGGCTTGGCTGAAGGAGCATTGCAACACCGAGGTGCGCCTGAGTGAAGTTGCACAGATGTTTGATATGAGCGTGCGCTCATTTAACCGACGCTTCAAGCTGGCTACAGGGCAGACCCCCCTGCAGTACCTGCAAAATGTACGGGTGGACATGGCTCGCGAGCTTTTACAATCCAGTAACCTGTCAGTCAACGAAATTGCAGAGAAAGTTGGCTATCAGGATATGGGTCACTTTACCGCGCTTTTCAAAAAATTCCTGGCCACAACACCCAGCGAATACCGCACCACTGTGCGAGCAAAGTTATTCCGGGTAAATACCTGA
- a CDS encoding beta-ketoacyl synthase: MQRLPVITAFGGFNPAGRSSFHRGYSRLVLDKLGQRERADTLSDLAALMGLRAGADAEGPLGAELERQVLNGTLVRELETRFYDYRKCHFHQAANLNNANGITFEISTRQLPHPQPADWQVEAIGSGKVRVTAPSLSVMLDSYREIPVGAAGQLPTGFEPGDHYNSRFHPRGLQLAVLGASDAVRSMGIDWEAVVAAAGPGNISVYASSAMSQLDHFGNGGLMQSRLRGSRVSSKQLALGLNSMPADFVNAYVLDNVGSTGAVTGACASYLYNLRAGVEDIRSGRARVAIVGAAEAPLVPEVVDGYSTMGALATIENLRKLYPGEVDFRRTSRPFGENCGFTLGEGTQWAILMDDALALELGANIHGSVAGVYINADGNKKSISAPGPGNYLTMARAMAEASSIVGEEGLRRRSFVQAHGSSTPQNRVTESAILDRLAGAFGIENWPVCAVKAYVGHTVAAASGDQLVTALGIFDKGILPGIVTTERVADDVHQANLDFSLEHVERDPSSLDLALLNSKGFGGNNATAAVLSPGLTRNMIEKRHGKKAVATYRKNNEAVVEQAQAYDVRASRGELDTIYRFGEGLIDEGDIDLSTEEVVLPGLSPVSLPKNNPYSDMV, from the coding sequence ATGCAGCGCCTTCCCGTAATCACCGCGTTTGGTGGTTTTAACCCCGCAGGACGTAGTTCCTTTCATCGGGGCTATTCCCGTTTGGTGCTGGATAAGCTCGGCCAGAGAGAGCGGGCCGACACCCTGTCCGATCTCGCCGCGCTGATGGGACTTCGTGCCGGGGCAGACGCAGAGGGTCCCCTGGGTGCGGAACTCGAGCGACAGGTGTTGAATGGGACCCTGGTGCGTGAACTTGAGACGCGCTTTTATGACTACCGCAAATGCCATTTTCACCAAGCTGCAAATCTGAACAATGCCAATGGCATTACTTTCGAGATATCGACGCGGCAATTACCCCATCCCCAGCCGGCAGATTGGCAAGTGGAGGCTATTGGTAGTGGCAAAGTGCGAGTGACGGCTCCGAGTTTGTCGGTGATGTTGGATAGCTACCGGGAAATTCCAGTAGGTGCCGCCGGGCAGTTGCCAACCGGCTTTGAGCCAGGAGACCATTACAATTCACGCTTCCACCCCCGAGGTCTGCAGCTGGCCGTACTGGGCGCTTCTGACGCAGTGCGATCCATGGGTATTGATTGGGAAGCTGTAGTTGCAGCTGCGGGACCCGGTAATATTTCTGTTTACGCTTCCTCGGCAATGAGCCAGTTGGACCACTTTGGCAATGGTGGGCTGATGCAGTCCCGGCTGCGAGGCTCGCGGGTGAGCTCCAAGCAGTTGGCGCTAGGCTTGAACAGCATGCCTGCGGATTTTGTTAATGCCTATGTTCTGGATAATGTGGGATCGACCGGTGCGGTCACGGGAGCTTGCGCGAGCTATTTGTACAATCTGCGCGCTGGGGTTGAAGATATTCGCAGCGGTCGTGCCCGTGTTGCCATCGTAGGGGCCGCCGAGGCTCCGTTGGTGCCGGAAGTTGTGGATGGTTATTCCACAATGGGGGCTTTGGCGACTATCGAAAATCTGCGCAAACTCTACCCTGGTGAGGTGGATTTTCGTCGCACCAGCCGCCCCTTTGGAGAGAACTGTGGGTTTACCTTGGGCGAAGGTACCCAGTGGGCAATTTTGATGGATGATGCGCTGGCATTGGAACTTGGTGCAAATATCCACGGCTCCGTTGCCGGAGTGTATATCAATGCCGATGGTAATAAGAAGTCAATCTCCGCACCCGGTCCGGGTAACTACCTGACTATGGCCAGAGCCATGGCGGAAGCCAGTTCAATTGTCGGTGAAGAGGGCTTGCGCAGGCGTAGCTTTGTTCAGGCTCACGGTTCCAGCACACCGCAAAATCGTGTGACCGAATCAGCGATTCTCGATCGATTAGCGGGAGCCTTTGGTATTGAAAATTGGCCTGTTTGCGCTGTTAAAGCCTATGTGGGCCACACTGTTGCCGCGGCTAGCGGGGATCAGCTGGTCACGGCCCTGGGTATTTTTGATAAGGGGATATTGCCGGGTATAGTGACAACTGAGCGGGTTGCCGATGACGTTCATCAGGCGAATCTGGACTTTTCCCTTGAGCATGTCGAGAGAGATCCGAGCTCCCTGGACCTCGCCCTTCTGAACTCAAAAGGTTTTGGTGGTAATAACGCCACTGCCGCAGTGCTCTCTCCGGGCCTGACCCGAAATATGATTGAGAAGCGTCACGGGAAAAAAGCCGTGGCGACTTACCGCAAGAACAATGAGGCCGTTGTTGAGCAGGCCCAGGCTTATGATGTCCGGGCAAGTCGGGGAGAGCTGGATACCATCTACCGATTTGGGGAGGGCTTGATTGATGAAGGCGACATTGACCTCTCTACTGAAGAGGTGGTTCTTCCAGGGCTTTCACCAGTTTCTCTGCCCAAAAATAACCCCTATAGCGATATGGTGTAG
- a CDS encoding helix-turn-helix domain-containing protein, which produces MADMDVCSESGEINDVGARLKIVRKIYGISQREMARRAGVTNATISFIEQGRVSPSVGSLNKILGSVPMSLAEFFSLELGKPDQIFFRASEMPDIGGGAVRCQLLGGFHGRRSMSILRKVFPVGQDSGPDLAAANGEVGGIIVAGELEVTVGSDLALLGVGDGFYFSGKRPHRFRNPGSCDCIVVHAATPAQIPTGILSAELEVEANKE; this is translated from the coding sequence ATGGCAGACATGGATGTGTGCAGTGAGTCTGGGGAAATCAATGATGTGGGTGCGCGCCTGAAGATAGTGCGCAAAATCTATGGTATTTCCCAGCGTGAGATGGCGCGACGGGCAGGGGTTACCAATGCGACAATTTCCTTCATTGAGCAGGGGCGAGTGAGTCCTTCAGTTGGGTCGCTCAATAAAATATTGGGAAGTGTCCCAATGTCTCTAGCTGAGTTTTTCTCTCTCGAGCTTGGCAAACCCGATCAGATTTTCTTCCGTGCAAGTGAAATGCCTGATATTGGCGGTGGGGCAGTGCGCTGCCAGTTGCTCGGCGGCTTTCATGGCCGGCGCAGTATGTCTATCCTGCGAAAAGTATTCCCTGTCGGGCAGGACTCTGGGCCGGACTTGGCGGCTGCCAATGGTGAGGTTGGGGGAATAATTGTGGCCGGTGAGCTGGAAGTTACCGTGGGTTCTGACCTGGCCCTGCTGGGCGTCGGAGATGGCTTCTACTTCAGTGGTAAGCGGCCGCATCGGTTCAGGAATCCCGGTAGTTGTGACTGTATAGTTGTCCATGCAGCGACCCCGGCACAAATCCCTACCGGTATTTTGTCTGCTGAGCTAGAAGTCGAGGCCAACAAAGAGTAA